The following coding sequences are from one Ornithodoros turicata isolate Travis chromosome 1, ASM3712646v1, whole genome shotgun sequence window:
- the LOC135394704 gene encoding uncharacterized protein LOC135394704 yields MEPLPPQTVPAAGTPLPATSTADPAISAAAPPQLRLPPFWRQNPRSWFRQVEAQFALRHIQSQQSKYSRVLAGLPPEIAAELDDVLATVSLTEAYDVLKSAILDRLEVSERARFQQLLSEEDHGDRKPSQLLHRMKQLLGAASQSQQPLLRELLLQRLPQAMRMVLAGSEDLSLDKLAALADRIADYSAPGHPPVVAAATPAQPSRLDHS; encoded by the coding sequence ATGGAACCTCTCCCGCCGCAAACTGTCCCCGCTGCTGGCACACCGCTGCCCGCAACTTCGACAGCGGACCCGGCCATTTCGGCCGCGGCCCCGCCACAGCTGCGACTTCCCCCTTTTTGGCGACAGAACCCTCGGTCGTGGTTCCGGCAAGTGGAGGCACAATTTGCGCTTCGGCACATACAGAGCCAACAGTCGAAGTACTCCCGCGTCCTTGCAGGCCTTCCTCCGGAAATTGCGGCCGAGCTGGATGATGTCCTCGCCACAGTCTCGCTTACTGAGGCCTACGACGTTCTTAAGAGCGCCATTTTGGATCGCCTGGAAGTTTCTGAACGTGCCCGGTTTCAGCAGCTACTTTCTGAAGAAGACCATGGTGACCGTAAGCCATCACAGTTGCTGCACCGAATGAAGCAGCTGCTCGGAGCAGCCAGTCAGAGCCAGCAGCCGCTCTTGCGGGAATTACTGCTTCAGCGTTTGCCGCAGGCAATGCGCATGGTTCTGGCAGGATCCGAAGACCTCAGCCTTGACAAGCTTGCTGCCTTGGCAGATCGGATCGCAGACTATTCTGCGCCTGGGCATCCGCCGGTGGTGGCAGCGGCAACACCAGCTCAGCCTTCACGCTTAGATCACAGCTAA